The sequence CAAAAATCCGAATATCTGAACACGGCCCTCTGCGGGTCAGTGCAGTTATTGAGCAGAAAATTCAAAACAGTACATTTCTACAGCACATCTCTCTGTCAAAAGACAGCAGAAGAATCGATTTCAAGACCGAGTGTGACTGGCAGGAGACTCATGTGCTCCTTAAAGCAGTATTCCCTACAACAATGCTGAGCCCTTCGGCCACATATGATATCCAGTGGGGCAATGTGGAAAGGCCCACTCACAGAAATACCTCCTGGGACAGGGCAAGGTTTGAAACATGTGCTCATAAGTGGGCAGATCTCAGTGAAGGGGACTATGGTGTGAGCCTCCTGAACGACTGCAAGTATGGCTACAGTGTTAAAGATCATAAAATAGCCCTCACACTTCTCAGAAGCCCTACTTTTCCGGACAAGACCGCCGACAAGGGACATCACGAATTTACCTATTCTCTTCTCCCCCATAAGAATGACTGGAGAGGGATAACGGCCGGGGAAGCCTATGGGCTCAACGATCCCTGCATAATCCGCCGGGTAAGCACTGAAGAACCCAAGCGGACAGGGACAGCCGAATCTTCCCTCGTCTCCTCCTCCTACGACGGAGTTGTCATTGAGACCGTCAAGATGGCCGAAGATAATGATTCCCTTGTGATCAGGATGTATGAATACAAAAGGACAAAGAGAAATGATGTCCAGATCACTCTGCCCCGGGGGGTAAAAAGAGCCCTGAGGAGTAATGTTCTGGAAAAAGATCTTGAGGTATTAGAGTTCCGGGAAAATAAGATATCAATAAATCCCTATCAGATTTTGACCCTGAAAATGGAATTGGAGACGGACTAAACCGGCTCTCTTTTTTCATCCTCTGGTGGATAGCCCTCATGTCTGGGGAAAGCCCTCATGGCTGAGCTCTCATGCAAAAGACGTCAGAGGGGTAAATCCGCCCTTTCTCAGGAGGTTGTGAAAGCTCCGAATATTGTCCTCCCTCACAGCAATCCTCAAGCCCTCCATCCGGGAGAACAGAGGAGACTCCAGGCTGCCCAGGTATTCAATCACTTCGCTTCCCAGCTCTTCGAGGGTGTACACCACCCAGTCCGGCTCCACGAGAAGCTGGATAAAACGCTTCTGCATCCTGTTTCGCAAAGATTCCCAGAGGGAAGGCAGGGGCTGTCCGCTGTAGCGTAGAACAGACTCAAATTTCTCTTCCAGATTTGCCTTCACTGGGCAGGATTTTGAGAGCTTTTCCTCGTTTATCTTGAAGACTCCCTCTCCCAGACCGTCGGCAATGCCGGAAAAAAAACTGAGAGCCGATGTATTGGACAGAGGGACATAGGCCACAAGAACAGCCTCATCAAGGCGGACCATCTGTATGGAGGGGGATATCCCTTTTTTCTCTTCATAGTGTTTATTCAAGCCGAATACCCAGCGGCCAAGATCACTCATCTTAAGAAATAATTCACCTTCTCCATCTAACGCCAGGCTGTCCCGGCTCAATTCAAACAGTCCCAGGGCGGCCCATAGAATAAAAAGATTCCGGAAATAGGGCCGGAATATATGATTTTTATAATCCAGTTCCGTGGTGATATAGGATTTTTCCCTGTAACGATAGCTGCTGCCCATCATCTCATAAACATACATATCCATGTCGGGCATAAGGGGGCGGGCGTCGGTCATCCTGTAAAAGAGGGTCACACAGCTTTTCATATCCACCCAGTCCCTGAAGGGCCATTGACTGAAGATCCTGTAAAATGACGGCATATGTCTGGAGCGGTAAAAGCGGCAGTTTTCCAGGTATCGTCCCTTGGAGCTCACACGAACTTCCGGCAGCAGCAGGGAGAGATCCATATGGGCGCTGGAGCTCTGAAAAAAGGATTTGACTCCCTCTTTCAAAAAACTCAAAGGCTCTTTTGTCAGATTCATCATCTGCGCATCCCCGGTATCACCCACAGTAAAACGGATAAAGGAGAGAATCATCTTCAGTCTTGTAAATGAATCTTCCTTATTAGTTTCTCTCTCACTTTCTACATCATCTATTTCAAGAGGGCTTATCTCTTGTGTCTTATCCAGAGTCTTGAGGGTCCCCTTCAGTATTTTTGAGTCCGCCTCCCTCTTGAAGAATCCCAGATCCTCCAACTGCATGATCATGGGATTCAGATTCAGGTAAAACTCCTCTCCCTGATCCGCAGTGAACTTGTAATCTCCGGGAGCCCTGTCAAATTCCCTGGCATCCAGGGGGGGAGGGGGCATGAGGTCCCGGAAACAGGGAATCAGGCGCTGATCAATAAAGACAGGGGAGCTGCTGCGCTGTTTCAGGAGAAAGGGTGCAGGCAGATCCAGCTCTCCCATGCCGTAAATGCCCCGGGAAAAGGGGAGGTCGAACCGTGTGACCAGATCCGAGGCGCTCTGCATTCCGTCCCAGACACATAGACGGATCATCTCTTCTGCCGGCTCCCCCAGATCTTTCATAAATGCATTAAAAAGCCGGGGTACCGAATAGAGCCGGGCCGCCAGAGGGGCCAGCTGGTCTTTGCGGGTCACATCCTTGTCCAGGGAGTAAAAGCTCAGAGATTTTAGCATGCTCTTAAGCTCGGCAACCGTATGACAGTCGAGGGTCAGCTGTATCAGCTCCCGGGAGGCTTCTGTCTGAATAAAAAGGGCTTCTAATTCCATCACATCCCCCTCTGGAGCAGGTAGTTTATGTCTTCGGGACTCAGCTTTTTGACCGAGCCGCTGTCAGAGCCGCTATCCGAGCCAAGGACCGAGGAAAAAAGCTCCTTCTTCCTCTCCTGAAGTTCCATTATCTTTTCCTCGATGGTTCCCACGCTGATCATTCTGTAGCAGAAAACATTCCGTGTCTGACCTATTCTGTGAGTCCGGTCTATGGCCTGCTGCTCGGCGCTCCGGTTCCACCAGGGGTCCAGTATGTATACATAATCGGCTCCCGTCAGGTTCAGTCCCACCCCTCCTGTCTTCAGGGTCATAATAAAGACCTTGTTTTCCGTAGAAGACTGGAACTCTTCCACCAGCTCGGCACGGTTCCGGGTACTTCCGGTCATGGTCAGATGGGCTATACCCGCCTCTGTGAGTCTCTCCTGCATAATCTCCACACTGCTCAGGAAGTTTGTAAACACAAGGGCCCGGTGCCCCTCGCTGATCACCTCCTCCATATGCTGCAGAAGGGCGTTCCATTTGGCCGATACAACCTGACCCTCTGTCTTTGCTTCGGGCACCGAAGCCAGCTGCCTGAGTTCCAGAAGACCCTGGAGAATCAGAAACTGGGATTTCTCCACACCCTCCACCTTGACCTTCTCATGGATCACTCCCTCATAAAAGCGCCGTCTCTCTTCATAGAGGGCAGCCTGTTCGCTTTCCATATCCACATAGAGGATCTGTTCGCTCCTCTCGGGAAGCTCCTTGGCCACCTGCTGCTTGAGGCGTCTCAGTAAAAAGGGAGATATCTTCCCTCTCAGAAGCCTCAGAGCCGTGGGATCGCTGTTTTTCTGTATGGGAGTGATATAGTCCCGCTTGAACTGGGCCGCGCTGCCGAACATGGAGGGATTCAGAAAACGGAAGAGGGAATAGAGCTCTCCCAGGTTGTTTTCCACAGGAGTACCGCTCAGGGCAAGCCTGTGCTCTCCGTCAAGGAGCATCACCCCCCGGGCGATGCGTGAGTTCATGTTCTTTATGGCCTGAGACTCATCCAGGATCAGGTAGGAAAAGGATATATTCTGCAGAACCTCTATGTCGTTGCGCACCAGGGCATAGGTGGTGAATACAATCTGATGTTTGCTTATCTGATCCACATCCCTCTGGCTCCCGTAGTAACAGCAACTCCTCAGATGGGGGGCAAAGCGCTCCTTCTCTTTCTCCCAGTTATGAAGCAGGGATCGGGGCATCACCACCAGGCTGGGCTTCTTTTTTCCGTCCCCCTTGTAGTACAAAGAGAGGAGGGCCAGGGCCTGAATGGTCTTTCCCAGCCCCATATCGTCGGCAAGACAGCCTCCCAGTCCGAAATTCTGCAGGTAGTGCATCCATTTGACCCCATAGACCTGATAATCCCTCAGCTTTCCCTTAAGTTTGAAAGGAGACAGGGGACTCTCTTCAATGGAATTGAAGCCCTCAAAGAGCTTGCGGCTCCGGATCATCCCCTCTCCCTCTATCCGGCTGTCTATAAGCTGTTCCATCAGGGGCAGATCAAATATGGAGACCCTATAGGCAGTATTCTTCTTGTTGTACTTCCCCAAAAGCCGTTTCAGAGTACTGAAGTAGGAGCGGTCCACAATGGCCTTACTTCCGTCTGATAGGGGTATGTAGTTGTGGGTTTCAAAGAGGCTCAAGGCCTTCTCAATGGGAAAGCTCTCATCTTCAAGGATCATGGTTCCCGTACCTTCAAAATAATCGATCCCCTCTCCCAGTGAGAACTGCAGGCGCGGCTGTACCGGCTTCAGTTTCAGTTTTCGGAGGGATTCGCTGCCGAACAGACGGTAAGACCCTGTCAATTCTCCCAGCCGGCTGCTTAGAAAGGGGAGGGCCAGGGCGGCAGAGAGGTAAAGATCATCCTCCTCATGCACAAAGTCCCCGGATAATCCCATCTCCCGGGTCATCTTTTTCAAATCTCTTGTTATGAATTTCATGGAATCATGATTCCCCGGATAAGAAAGTTCCAGCTCCTGCAGGGTTCTGTGCTCATGATCCACCCGGATGACCGATGAGGGGCGATAGCCGCTGATAAACTCCATAGGCATATGGTTGAAGCAGTAACGCATCGACATCTTCAGTGTGCCGTCATTCAAAAGGGATTCAAAGCTGAGACAGGCCTCGGCGGATGCCATTTTTCGGTCAAGATGACTGTAATCATCCAGATTTATTTCCAGACGGGGAAAGAGTGAGCAGAACAGGGAGAGGAAAGATTCCGCCTCCTCCCTGGCGATACGCCCGGCCAAAGTTGTAAGTTCATGATAACGGCTTCCCAGGGATGAGCAGTCAAAGAGTCTGTCCCCGACACGCAGATGCAGGGGGCTCAGGGGCCGCGGATCACGGCTTAAAAAAGTCCCCGCCTGGAATTCAAGATTGATCTCATAGGAGCTCTCAATCTTCTCAAGAACAAGTCGGACATGCCCCGCACCCTGTTCATAGATAAGGGGTGAGGCCGTGTTTTTCCAGTAGAGGATCTCCCCGGCATCCCGGATCTCCCCGGGAAGAGAGGGGTATTCATCCAGATACAAACCCCGTGGATCTTGCTTCCAGGAAATAAGCCCCGCCTGTCTGCTCCGGATGCTTCCAATCCTTCTGTACAGAGATTCCAGCAGCGGATCATCACTGGAGCACTCTCCCCGAAAATCCTCTCCCCTGGAATCTGTCAGGCGAATAAAGCAGCGTCCCTCCCTGTCTGCATCAAGCACAAAGAAGCCGGGATCAGATAAGGAGTCCCCAGGGGGATGCCTCTTTTTCTCAGTACGGGCCAGTTCATATATTCTCTGTAGGGCTGTCTCAGTCATGGATATATTCTAACTGAAGTTCTTCTCCCTTGGAATAAGGCATTTTATCAATTCCGGTTCCAGCCCCGATAACTCCTCTTCCGGAGGGGGAAGTCTCCCCCTCGCTCCATCCCCGCACATTTACAGGGAAATACCTGTAAATGAGTCCGCCTGAGGCCTTATCCGGCTCTGCTGCCGCGCCGCCGGGCCTCAGGCCGGGTATTGCGCTGCCCCCTCAAGTCACGCAGCAGAAAGCCATCAGGGTAGTGTTCACCTGAGAACAACTGTTGTATCTTTTCCCTATGATGAATGAAGATGAACTGATACAGAAGCTGGGACGCATTGAGGCCCTCTTTGCCGGCGCTAAAACAGAGGGTGAGAAGAATGCATCAGTCCATGCCCTGGAGAGGATTCAGAAAAAGCTGTCAGATCTGCAAGTGGATGATCCAGCTGTGGAATATAAGTTTTCAATGACAAATCACTGGTCCAAAAAACTGTTTATTGCCCTGCTCCGCAGATATGGACTGAAACCCTATCGCTATCGCAGACAACGGCATACGACGGTTATGGTTAAAATTTCAAAATCTTTTGTGGACGAAACCCTCTGGCCCGAATTTACGGAGCTGGATAAAACACTGAACTCCTATCTTGAATCTATAACCAGCAGAATCATATCGGAGAGTATTTTTACCGACAGTGAGGAAATGGTGCTGAAAGAACCCAAATATCTTAACTGACCACCTGGTGTCGTAGAGCAGCAGTTAAAATTCAGAATGAGAAACTTGAACTCAGTAATGTATTCAGACAGGGAGACGCGATAACCCTTCCAGCCCCACAGAATGTAAGGCCTTCATAATCTGATTGAAGGGAATAAACTCCTGTTCCAACCTCAGAGATTCTCCCCATTTTGCAGTAATAAGACGGGTATAAAGCTGATTCTCGGCTTCGGTCAGCCCTGTTAACTCTCGTTTCTGAGCTGTGGATTCCAGGGTCCAGCAGTCCCTGCAGCTCAAGAAGGTCTCTTCATCCATCAGGATGGATCGGCTGTGGGGATAATGGCTCCGGAACTGACTGAGAATGGCAAACCCGTGGCTGTCCAGGTCCCCCCAGTACCAAATCTTTCTGTCCCTCATCCAATGAGCCTTTTTCATATTTTCAAAGGAATATCCCCTGCCGAAAACAGCCATGGTTCCCTTTATATCGGGAAGGCTGAGGGCGGTGATGTCATTTTCCAGGATGATGATATTCTCAATCCCCCGGGGATTCAGACTGGAAAAATCAGAAGAGCTGATGCTCAGATCCTGCAATCCTGCCAGAGCGCAGTTCCTGTCAAGAATTCTGAAACGGACAAGTTCCGGTTTTCCCCGGAAGCCGTAGCGTCTCTCAAACTGCCTGATTCCCGTGTATTCCTCATTCACCCGGGAGGATGGTAATATAATATCCAGCCACTGGGATAGAATTCGCTTGTGCCCTTCCAGAAATTTGGTATCCACACCGGGCAGACTGAGCTGGCGCAGATAGATATCGGGGTCGGGATGATCGCAGACCCAGGTCAGGAAGGAAAGCAGCCTGCTCAGACTGTCTTCCAGTTTCAGAATCTCCATGGGATAACGCTGCAGCCAGGAAAGAAGCTCAGGATATGATGACAAAAGCCGTGTGGAATGCCTCCTGTAGAGCTTCAGTTCCTTATCCCTGCCGATAAATACGGCCAGGTCGTCGATCTCCTGGAACCGGAGAGCCCGAGGGAGGCTGTTTCTGCCGAATTGCCGGTGGTTGATTTCTTGCCACTCCAATTGAACTCCGCTGCTCTCGGCCTCCTTTCTGCAGAGCTCCACCCAGCTGGATACCTCTGCAAATTGATTCAGAATCTCTGTGCTGTCAGGGATTTTCAGCCTGATCCGAAGAGGAAAACCACTGTCATCCGAGTCATCCGAAAGGAGCCTGTAATACCGCCCTTTATCCCATTTTATGATCAGTTCGCGCTTCAGATCTCCGATCCCCGGCCATTTCATCTGAGCCATCGTTTTTTTTCTTCACTGTATTCTTCCATGGTCATCCCCCGCAGGCGGGAATACTTTCCCTCTTCATTGTGGACGAATCCTACGGAGGAAACATAGGGTTCAATGATGTGAATTTTCTGCAGCGGCGTGACTATCAGAAGCTGCAGGTTAAGTTTTTTAAACAGTTCCAGACCGTATCGGGCCGATTCGTCAGATCCTCTACCGAAGGCTTCGTCAATCACCACAAAACGGAAGCTCCGGGATCGGATTTCACCCCATTCCAGGCCGAACTGATAGGCCAGGCTGGCCGCCAGGACCGTGTAAGCCAGCTTTTCCTTCTGCCCACCCGATTTACCCCCCGAGTCGGTATAATGTTCATATTCACTGTCATCTTCCTTCCAGCGCTCCGAGGCGGCAAAGACAAACCAGTTCCGCACATCCGTGACCTTGCGGGTCCAGCGTCTGTCCAGATCGCTTAATCCCTCCCGTCCCCGGAATCTGTTGATTATCTCCTTGACCTGTATGAATTTGGATTCCGTGTATTGATCGTTCTCCTGACCGGTGAAACTGTTTTCCATACAGGCCCTGAGATCCTGACGGAATGTCCTGATTTCGTGATCTGAGGCGGGGAGGGCCTCCAGCAGGATATATCGATCCTTGTTGTATTCGATGGCGCTCATGGATTTGTTGATCTGCTCAATCCTTTCCCGGATCTCCTGGCTCTCCTTGCTGAGGATCGACTGAAAAGAGGCAATTTCCCGGATAGTGTTCTTGTTTAGCTCTTCCTTGAATTTCTCTTCAAACCGGGGCAGATCATCCTGAAGAAGCTGATTCAGCAGGGACTGATACTCTCCGGCTCCATCCAGAGCCGCATCCATATCACGGCATTCTACGGGATAATCGGTTCTGAAGCTTTCCATCTCCCGGATTATTTTTTCACTCAGATTCTTAAGCTTTTTATCTTCACTGTCTATTTTCTTCTGAATCCATTCCCGAAGGTCCCGTTCCCGGCTGTCACAATTCTCGATTTTGAGAGGCTGATTTCCCAGGACTTCCAGTCTCAGTTCATCCAATTCTCTCCAGCGTAAATTCCCGTCCCGGAGGTCATTCTCCTCAATCTCATTACGGCAGTCATTTATCAAGTCCAAAGCGGCATCCCTGCTGCTCTGTTTCCGACTGATTCGGTCTTTCAGGGAATCGAGCTCCCTCTCTCCGGATAAAAGGCGTTCCTCCAGCCCGATTAACTGGTCGTTCAGGATTTTGAGAACGTCGGAAGCCTTTTCCAGCAGGGACAGCTCTTCATCCAGCCGGGTCCCCTCTTCCATGTAAAAGGTCCAGTTCAGGTCGTCAAAATGGCCGAATCCCTTCAGCTGATTCAGACCGTCTCTGCGTACATCCAGATCGTGAATTTGATTCTGCAAGCCC is a genomic window of Oceanispirochaeta sp. M1 containing:
- a CDS encoding DEAD/DEAH box helicase, whose product is MTETALQRIYELARTEKKRHPPGDSLSDPGFFVLDADREGRCFIRLTDSRGEDFRGECSSDDPLLESLYRRIGSIRSRQAGLISWKQDPRGLYLDEYPSLPGEIRDAGEILYWKNTASPLIYEQGAGHVRLVLEKIESSYEINLEFQAGTFLSRDPRPLSPLHLRVGDRLFDCSSLGSRYHELTTLAGRIAREEAESFLSLFCSLFPRLEINLDDYSHLDRKMASAEACLSFESLLNDGTLKMSMRYCFNHMPMEFISGYRPSSVIRVDHEHRTLQELELSYPGNHDSMKFITRDLKKMTREMGLSGDFVHEEDDLYLSAALALPFLSSRLGELTGSYRLFGSESLRKLKLKPVQPRLQFSLGEGIDYFEGTGTMILEDESFPIEKALSLFETHNYIPLSDGSKAIVDRSYFSTLKRLLGKYNKKNTAYRVSIFDLPLMEQLIDSRIEGEGMIRSRKLFEGFNSIEESPLSPFKLKGKLRDYQVYGVKWMHYLQNFGLGGCLADDMGLGKTIQALALLSLYYKGDGKKKPSLVVMPRSLLHNWEKEKERFAPHLRSCCYYGSQRDVDQISKHQIVFTTYALVRNDIEVLQNISFSYLILDESQAIKNMNSRIARGVMLLDGEHRLALSGTPVENNLGELYSLFRFLNPSMFGSAAQFKRDYITPIQKNSDPTALRLLRGKISPFLLRRLKQQVAKELPERSEQILYVDMESEQAALYEERRRFYEGVIHEKVKVEGVEKSQFLILQGLLELRQLASVPEAKTEGQVVSAKWNALLQHMEEVISEGHRALVFTNFLSSVEIMQERLTEAGIAHLTMTGSTRNRAELVEEFQSSTENKVFIMTLKTGGVGLNLTGADYVYILDPWWNRSAEQQAIDRTHRIGQTRNVFCYRMISVGTIEEKIMELQERKKELFSSVLGSDSGSDSGSVKKLSPEDINYLLQRGM
- a CDS encoding Wadjet anti-phage system protein JetD domain-containing protein, translating into MAQMKWPGIGDLKRELIIKWDKGRYYRLLSDDSDDSGFPLRIRLKIPDSTEILNQFAEVSSWVELCRKEAESSGVQLEWQEINHRQFGRNSLPRALRFQEIDDLAVFIGRDKELKLYRRHSTRLLSSYPELLSWLQRYPMEILKLEDSLSRLLSFLTWVCDHPDPDIYLRQLSLPGVDTKFLEGHKRILSQWLDIILPSSRVNEEYTGIRQFERRYGFRGKPELVRFRILDRNCALAGLQDLSISSSDFSSLNPRGIENIIILENDITALSLPDIKGTMAVFGRGYSFENMKKAHWMRDRKIWYWGDLDSHGFAILSQFRSHYPHSRSILMDEETFLSCRDCWTLESTAQKRELTGLTEAENQLYTRLITAKWGESLRLEQEFIPFNQIMKALHSVGLEGLSRLPV